Proteins from a single region of Salinibacter grassmerensis:
- a CDS encoding bifunctional aspartate kinase/diaminopimelate decarboxylase produces the protein MMETSGHPWVVCKFGGTSVSSRARWDTIAEVVRTHRMEGRAPFLVCSALQGISDQLEALCAQLASADPGAPESTLATIRERHRALGQDLGVDAEAVLSDEFARLEQWVDEIQATDGPSPRQRAAVLATGELLSTRLGAAYLSAQGLPTEWLDAREFLRATDDPHLPPGRQYLAANCTSHADPGLQAHLADAPETVYLTQGFIASNALDETVLLGRGGSDTSAAHFAAKLEAERTEVWTDVPGLFTANPSEVPSGRLLRRLDYDEAQELATMGARVLHPRCLDPARRHQIPLHVRSTEAPSLDGTIVSGEGPDVGPQVKAISAKTDITAVSMDTLGMWQEVGFLADVFQVFKHHGLSVDLMATSESNVTVTLDPVANALDPDILDRLLHDLNRYCDAELIDPCAIVSLVGRHIRSLLSELGPAFEVFDEQKVHLVTQAASDLNMSFVVDEDQASRLVRELHAQFFGHRASDAVFGPRWQELVEDGSPEEAPDTWWRERREDLLRLADDESPRYVYDPEVVTARSDEVQGLGPIDQSFYAVKANPHPEVLRLLERRGLGFECVSPGELDRVFEACPGLDPARVLFQPNFAAPDEYADAFERGVHVTVDNVQPLAEHPDVFAGEELFVRVDPGQGEGHHRKVRTAGAQSKFGVVPEDLERLRAAVDQAGATVVGLHAHVGSGITDESTWAGLVDLLASLAAEFPAVRALNVGGGLGVPNASGGRPLDLDTLDDVLTEAADRHPQYDLWMEPGRYLVAEAGVLLARVTQTKTKDAAAYVGLDTGMNSLLRPALYGAHHEIVNLSRLDESPAMTADVVGPVCETGDVLGHDRRLPPTEPGDTLLVATTGAYGASMSNRYNLREPAPEIMLAPEPA, from the coding sequence ATGATGGAAACGTCAGGTCATCCGTGGGTCGTCTGTAAATTTGGGGGCACGAGTGTGTCGAGCCGGGCCCGGTGGGACACAATTGCCGAGGTGGTGCGCACGCACCGCATGGAGGGGCGCGCGCCCTTCCTCGTCTGTTCGGCCCTGCAGGGCATCTCGGATCAGCTGGAGGCGCTGTGCGCACAGCTGGCGTCCGCCGATCCCGGTGCCCCGGAGTCGACGCTCGCCACCATTCGAGAGCGGCACCGGGCACTGGGGCAGGACCTCGGCGTGGACGCCGAGGCGGTGCTGTCGGACGAGTTTGCACGGCTGGAGCAGTGGGTCGATGAGATTCAGGCGACCGACGGGCCGTCGCCCCGGCAGCGGGCCGCCGTCCTGGCCACGGGCGAGTTGCTGTCGACCCGCCTCGGCGCGGCGTACCTGTCGGCGCAGGGGCTGCCGACAGAGTGGCTTGACGCGCGCGAGTTCTTGCGGGCCACCGACGATCCGCACCTGCCGCCGGGGCGTCAGTACCTGGCCGCAAACTGCACGTCGCACGCCGACCCGGGCCTCCAGGCCCACCTCGCCGACGCCCCGGAGACCGTCTACCTCACGCAGGGCTTCATCGCGAGCAACGCCCTCGACGAGACCGTTCTGCTCGGGCGGGGCGGCTCAGACACGTCGGCGGCCCACTTTGCGGCCAAGCTGGAGGCCGAGCGGACCGAGGTGTGGACCGACGTGCCGGGCCTCTTCACGGCGAACCCGAGCGAGGTGCCGTCGGGGCGCCTGCTGCGCCGCCTGGACTACGACGAGGCCCAGGAGCTGGCGACGATGGGCGCGCGGGTGCTGCATCCCCGGTGTCTCGACCCGGCCCGGCGCCACCAGATCCCGCTCCACGTCCGCAGCACCGAGGCCCCGTCCCTCGACGGCACGATCGTGAGTGGCGAGGGGCCCGACGTGGGACCGCAGGTGAAGGCCATCTCGGCCAAGACCGACATCACGGCCGTCAGCATGGACACGCTGGGCATGTGGCAGGAGGTGGGCTTCCTGGCCGATGTCTTCCAGGTGTTTAAGCACCACGGCCTGTCCGTCGACCTGATGGCCACGTCGGAGTCGAACGTGACGGTGACGCTCGACCCGGTCGCTAATGCCCTTGATCCGGACATCCTCGACCGGCTGCTGCACGACCTGAACCGATACTGCGACGCCGAGCTGATCGACCCGTGCGCCATCGTAAGCCTCGTGGGGCGCCACATCCGCTCCCTGCTGAGCGAGCTGGGCCCGGCGTTCGAGGTGTTCGATGAGCAGAAGGTCCACCTCGTCACCCAGGCCGCGAGTGACCTCAACATGAGCTTCGTGGTGGACGAGGACCAGGCCTCACGCCTCGTCCGCGAGCTGCACGCGCAGTTCTTTGGGCATCGGGCGTCGGACGCCGTCTTTGGGCCGCGGTGGCAGGAGCTGGTTGAGGACGGTTCCCCCGAGGAAGCGCCGGACACGTGGTGGCGGGAGCGCCGCGAGGACCTGCTGCGCCTGGCCGACGACGAGTCGCCCCGTTACGTCTACGACCCGGAGGTGGTGACGGCCCGCAGCGACGAGGTGCAGGGACTCGGCCCAATCGACCAGTCGTTCTACGCCGTGAAGGCCAACCCGCACCCCGAGGTGCTCCGCCTACTGGAGCGGCGGGGCCTCGGCTTCGAGTGCGTCTCCCCCGGCGAGTTGGATCGCGTCTTTGAGGCGTGCCCGGGCCTCGATCCGGCGCGCGTCCTGTTCCAGCCGAATTTTGCGGCCCCCGACGAGTACGCCGACGCATTCGAGCGCGGTGTGCACGTGACGGTCGATAACGTGCAGCCCCTGGCCGAGCACCCGGACGTGTTTGCGGGGGAGGAGTTGTTCGTGCGGGTGGACCCGGGGCAGGGCGAGGGCCATCACCGAAAGGTGCGCACGGCGGGGGCCCAGTCGAAGTTTGGGGTCGTCCCCGAAGACCTAGAGCGGCTGCGTGCGGCGGTCGATCAGGCCGGGGCCACCGTCGTCGGCCTGCACGCGCACGTCGGGAGCGGCATCACGGACGAGAGCACATGGGCCGGCCTCGTGGACCTGCTGGCCAGCCTCGCCGCCGAGTTCCCCGCCGTCCGTGCGCTCAACGTCGGGGGCGGACTGGGCGTGCCGAACGCCTCGGGCGGTCGTCCGCTCGACCTCGACACCCTCGACGACGTCCTGACGGAGGCCGCCGACCGACACCCGCAGTACGACCTCTGGATGGAGCCGGGCCGCTACCTGGTGGCGGAGGCCGGCGTGCTGCTGGCCCGCGTCACGCAGACGAAAACGAAGGACGCGGCGGCGTACGTGGGGCTCGACACGGGCATGAACAGCCTTCTGCGCCCGGCCCTCTACGGCGCCCACCACGAGATCGTCAACCTCAGCCGCCTCGACGAGTCGCCCGCAATGACGGCGGACGTGGTGGGGCCGGTCTGTGAGACCGGCGACGTGCTGGGCCACGACCGCCGCCTGCCGCCCACGGAGCCGGGCGACACGCTGCTCGTGGCGACGACGGGGGCCTACGGGGCCAGCATGAGCAATCGGTACAACCTGCGCGAGCCCGCCCCCGAGATCATGCTCGCCCCCGAACCGGCGTGA